Sequence from the Chlamydiota bacterium genome:
ACATCGTCATCGTCGACCAGTTCCTCGACCGAACCACCCGCAGGTGCTCCACCTTCTTCGGCGACGGCCTGGTGGTGCACATCGCGTTCGGGGAGCCGGTCTGCAAGGCGCTCGCCTCGATCCTGTACGAGTCGGGGAGGGAGATCGGCGCCTCCATGCACCTCGGCGGGACCTACGTCAACATGGAGGGTCCCGCCTTCTCCACCAGGGCGGAGTCGGAGGCGTACCGGAAGATGGGGATGGACCTGATCGGGATGACCAACCTCGTGGAGGCGAAGCTCGCGCGCGAGGCGGAGATCTGCTACGCCACGATGGCGATGGTCACCGACTACGACTGCTGGCACCCCGAGCATGAGGCGGTGACGGTCGAGACGGTGGTGAAGAATCTGCTGAAGAACGCCGAGACCGCGAAAACGATCATCAGGAAGGCGGTCGCGAAGGTGCCGCCGGTCCAGGGGTGCGCGTGCGGCCGGGCGCTCGAGACCGCCATCATCACGCAGCGCGACGCGATCCCCGCCGAGACGGCGAAGCGCCTCGGCCTCCTCGTCGGCAAGTACCTCGCGGCCGCGCGCTGACGCCCCGCGGCCTCACGATCCCGACGAGATCCCCGTGCTCATGCTCGTCCCGGCGCCGCCGGTCGTGACCGGCGCGATCGGAGCGGCCGACGGCTCCGCGGCCGCAGAGGCGCCCGACCGTCCCCTGGCGCTCCGCGCCTTCGCGCGCTCCTCGGAGGCCTTCTGTCGCGCCTCGATCCCGCGTGCCGTCGTCTTCATCGTCGGCTTTCCGCCCGGCAACCCCGGCTTGCCGCCCGCCGCGGCCGTCCGGATCCCGCTGAAGTAGACCGGCTCGAAGTTCTTGGCCGGGTTGCGCACCCCCGACGACTGGAACAGGCGGCGGTTCTCGATGTCGGAGGTCGTGGCGATCGATTCGACCGCCCCGCGGTTCAGGAAGGTGGTGACGATCTTCCCGCGACGCGGCATCCGCACCTTGACGAGCTCCTTCGTCTCCCGGATCACCTTGCACTTGAGCGTGCCGCCGTTCTTCAGCGTGATGGTGTCGGCGGCGCCGGCGGCGGCGCCGAGCGCGAGGCAGAGGGCGGCCGCTTTGAGCGCCGCGAGGAGGCGGGATGCCGCGGGGGTCGGGTGCACGGTGCGATCCTCGGTTTTCACAAGTGTACCATATGCTGCTACGGCGCCGCAGGGCGAAATGTTCTCCGCTTCGTGTCGATGTGTTAGCATAGTGCCCGCGCACGACGCGCGCCGCGGAGGGAATGCGAATGTCCGACAGGGTGCCGCCGCGCCCCGCCCCGCGCTTCGAGACGGTCGGCTTCGAGGCGTACGCGGGCCCGAACCGCCTCTTCGTCGAGGGGGCGCGCCCGGAGATGGAGACGGG
This genomic interval carries:
- the mtnP gene encoding S-methyl-5'-thioadenosine phosphorylase, encoding METGRIGIIGGSGLYDMEGIEGIRRESVDTPFGNPSDRYVIGRLHGREVVFLPRHGVGHRLMPSEINYRANIFGMKKLGVSWIISVSAVGSLQEKYRPLDIVIVDQFLDRTTRRCSTFFGDGLVVHIAFGEPVCKALASILYESGREIGASMHLGGTYVNMEGPAFSTRAESEAYRKMGMDLIGMTNLVEAKLAREAEICYATMAMVTDYDCWHPEHEAVTVETVVKNLLKNAETAKTIIRKAVAKVPPVQGCACGRALETAIITQRDAIPAETAKRLGLLVGKYLAAAR